A window of [Clostridium] innocuum genomic DNA:
ATGCTCTTCCCGGATACCGGTGAATCCCATCTGTTCCATATGCTCCACATTCTGGCGCTTTGTACGCTTTGCATTATTCGTCAGAAAAACAAAACGCTCGCCCCGTTTCGTCAGCGTGTCGATAAACTCCTTAGCACCTTCTATAATCTGTGATCCGCGATACATGGTACCATCGAGATCTATGAAATATGTTTTTTTCATACTGCCACCTGCTTTCTACTCCTTAATGATATAGAAAGCACCATTTTTGTCAAGTGGCACCTATCTGCTTTTCCCTCTTGTTTTCTTCTTTTTCGGGTTAACCAGGAGCAGGCCGATAATAATCAGAATAGCCGGCCAGTAATTCCCCACAAGATAGTTGAAATACATTGCCATTTGATCCGGATCAAAATTAGGCTTGAGAAGAAGCACAACACCACTGATTCCAATGATAAATCCTGCCCGTTCCCGCATTTTTATCACTTCCTGCCTCTATTATAGGAAGATACAGCGACGAATTTTGTCAGTTTCCCGCCATGTCTGCATATTTTTTTAAACAGCTGCATATATGCACAGCAGTCAATTATTTCCACTTTATTAAGGAAACAGTTTCTATCCTATGCTCCTGTGCTGTTTAAAGGAAGCCCTGAAAAGTCTTTTGAGTGCTCATTAAGGTAAACGAAAAAAGACGCAGGTATTCTACGTCTCAATTATTTTATAGAAATTCGCAGCGCTTTAAAGCTCCACTTTCTCCAATTCGCCGTATCCGATTTCCGTCGGAGTTTCACGCCCAAACAGAATGGTCAGTACAACAGCTGTCTGAGAATCCTCATGCAGTTCCTCAACAGTTCCTTCAACATTGGCGAAAGCCCCGCTCAGAATGCGTACACGGTCTCCAACAACAAAATCGATCTGTACCTTACGCTCACTCATACCAAGACGGCGCAGGATGCTCTCCATTTCCTCTTCAGCAACAGGGAACGGCTTCGCACCACCACCACTGGATCCGATAAATCCGGTAACGCCCGGCGTATTACGTACGATATACCATGCTTCATCTGTCATGATCATTTCAACAAACAGATAACCGCTGAACAGGTTGGTCGTTTTCTCTACTTCCTTACCGTTCTTGTATTCAATCTCTTTTTCTTCTGCGACAATTACACGGAACAAATAATCCTGTAGTCCCATGGATTCCACACGACGCAACAGATTTTCTTTTACACGATTTTCATGTCCGGCATATGTATTGACCACATACCACTGCTTTTTATTTTCCTCAGCCATGCTTTACCTCCTACACGATTCCAATCAGTTTCAAGAAACCGGATGATACAACCTGACACAGGTAAAAGAATAAGGCCAGGAATGCTACAAATCCAAATACTGTTACACTGTCTCTGGCAAGATCCTTTGCCTTTGGCCAGCGTATTCTCTTCATTTCGGTTAAAATCCCGTTAATACTGAACCATTTCATAAGCTGCCTCCTTATTTCGTTTCCTTGTGAAGTGTATGTTTACCGCATTTCTTGCAGAACTTCATCAATTCAATACGCTCATTATGCGTTTTTTTGTTCTTTGTAGTTGTATAGTTTCGAGAAAGACATTCGGTGCAGGTTAATATGACTTTATCGCTCATCAGGAACACCTCTTTCTTTGCCTATTTACTTTATCATAAAGAAGTGGTTTCGTCAATTTAATTTCCAATTCCAAGCAGGAATGCTGCGAATTCTACCGCATTTCCTCCCTTTCCCTGTCTTTTCGTACCTTCTGTAGTGTATTATCCACTTTTTTCACCTTGACCTGAAGCGTGTCCGCAATCTGGC
This region includes:
- the secE gene encoding preprotein translocase subunit SecE, whose protein sequence is MKWFSINGILTEMKRIRWPKAKDLARDSVTVFGFVAFLALFFYLCQVVSSGFLKLIGIV
- the nusG gene encoding transcription termination/antitermination factor NusG — translated: MAEENKKQWYVVNTYAGHENRVKENLLRRVESMGLQDYLFRVIVAEEKEIEYKNGKEVEKTTNLFSGYLFVEMIMTDEAWYIVRNTPGVTGFIGSSGGGAKPFPVAEEEMESILRRLGMSERKVQIDFVVGDRVRILSGAFANVEGTVEELHEDSQTAVVLTILFGRETPTEIGYGELEKVEL
- the rpmG gene encoding 50S ribosomal protein L33 — encoded protein: MSDKVILTCTECLSRNYTTTKNKKTHNERIELMKFCKKCGKHTLHKETK